From Desulfovibrio intestinalis, one genomic window encodes:
- the hydG gene encoding [FeFe] hydrogenase H-cluster radical SAM maturase HydG: protein MGTAADSKAVWLDDAKIRNTLESCSREDVARIRDVLEKARELKGLSPADVAVLMGISSPELLSDLYLTAKAAKEEIYGNRIVLFAPLYISNLCSNECLYCAFRKSNKAVVRRALNKEEITEETKAILRQGHKRVLMVAGEAYPGSGISYVLDAIDAIYDAREDGSSIRRVNVNLAPLSVEDFRQLKNRNIGTFQLFQETYHRETYKQVHLSGPKSDLDWRASSFDRAMLAGIDDVGMGLLYGLYDWRYETLALMQHIAHLEDRFGVGCHTISVPRIEPAVGSDMASHPPHAISDKDFLKLVAILRLAVPYTGIIMSTRENANIRSLTLELGVSQISAGSRTNPGGYKESSQFEAAQFQLGDHRTLAEVVKDLGDHGFIPSFCTGCYRLGRTGKDFMDLAKPGLIKAKCAPNALSTFEEYLLDYATDEARLAGQGAIASTLNGMEDRTRRVSENLLAKVRSGQRDVYC from the coding sequence ATGGGTACCGCCGCTGATTCAAAAGCAGTCTGGCTTGATGACGCCAAAATCAGAAATACGCTCGAATCATGTAGCCGCGAGGACGTAGCGAGAATCCGTGACGTCCTCGAAAAGGCCAGAGAACTGAAGGGACTTTCTCCGGCGGATGTAGCCGTGCTTATGGGAATTTCATCGCCGGAGCTTCTTTCGGATCTTTATCTGACTGCCAAGGCGGCTAAAGAAGAAATATACGGCAATCGTATCGTGCTTTTTGCTCCGCTTTATATTTCCAACCTCTGCTCCAACGAATGTCTTTATTGCGCTTTTCGCAAATCAAACAAGGCAGTAGTGCGACGGGCTCTGAACAAGGAAGAAATCACCGAAGAGACCAAGGCCATACTTCGGCAGGGGCACAAACGTGTTCTTATGGTAGCAGGCGAGGCGTATCCTGGTAGTGGCATAAGTTATGTGCTCGACGCCATTGACGCTATCTATGACGCCAGAGAAGACGGCAGCAGCATCAGGCGCGTCAATGTTAACCTAGCCCCTTTGTCCGTAGAAGATTTCAGGCAACTCAAAAACCGCAATATAGGTACATTTCAACTTTTTCAGGAAACTTACCACCGCGAAACATACAAGCAGGTGCATCTTTCCGGCCCGAAGAGCGATCTTGACTGGCGGGCATCTTCCTTTGACCGGGCCATGCTGGCTGGCATTGATGACGTGGGTATGGGGCTGCTTTATGGGCTTTATGACTGGCGTTATGAAACGCTGGCGCTCATGCAGCACATTGCCCACCTTGAAGACAGATTTGGTGTCGGTTGCCACACAATCAGCGTTCCGCGCATAGAGCCTGCCGTTGGTTCAGATATGGCCTCACATCCGCCACATGCCATAAGTGACAAGGATTTTCTTAAGCTCGTAGCCATTCTCAGACTGGCTGTGCCCTATACTGGCATCATCATGTCTACTCGCGAGAATGCAAACATACGCAGTCTCACGCTGGAACTCGGAGTTTCTCAAATTTCCGCAGGCAGTCGCACGAATCCTGGCGGATACAAAGAAAGCAGCCAGTTCGAGGCAGCCCAGTTCCAGCTTGGCGATCACAGAACCTTGGCAGAAGTAGTGAAGGATCTGGGAGATCACGGATTCATTCCATCGTTCTGCACCGGGTGCTACAGGCTTGGCCGTACTGGCAAGGATTTTATGGATCTGGCCAAACCTGGCCTTATTAAGGCCAAATGCGCACCAAACGCGCTTTCCACCTTTGAAGAATATCTGCTTGATTATGCAACGGACGAAGCCCGCTTGGCCGGGCAGGGAGCCATTGCCTCCACGCTGAATGGCATGGAAGACCGCACGCGTCGCGTTTCGGAAAACTTGCTGGCCAAGGTACGTTCTGGGCAGCGCGACGTGTATTGTTAG
- the hydE gene encoding [FeFe] hydrogenase H-cluster radical SAM maturase HydE, with protein sequence MRRSEISTLLFETPWPELRHYAARVLEREKGSHVFVRGLVEFSNLCRRNCRYCGLRGGNSSLVRYALSQAQVLKAASVAVDTGVDTIVLQSGEYAIDPLWLAQIIDAIRSTHRVPVTLSVGEQPDAAYALWKEAGAVRFLLKHETSDRRLYAALHPGHNLQERIDCLKRLAKLKYECGSGFMIGLPGQHPESLVDDILLARRLRVGMCGAGPFIPQENTPLGRSESGSVAMTLRVLAVLRIALPWANIPATTALATLDAASGQREGLLAGANVLMPGFTPAGFREHYRIYDNKNRVDLAGVQAAIEAAGRTHSLKPMGNTQCVLAEALASA encoded by the coding sequence ATGCGCCGATCGGAAATATCTACTCTGCTGTTTGAGACGCCCTGGCCCGAACTACGCCACTACGCGGCCAGGGTTCTCGAACGTGAAAAGGGCTCACACGTTTTCGTGCGCGGCCTTGTAGAGTTTTCCAATCTTTGTCGGCGAAATTGTCGCTATTGCGGTTTGAGGGGCGGGAATTCTTCCCTTGTTCGGTATGCGCTTTCTCAGGCTCAGGTTCTTAAAGCCGCTTCAGTGGCGGTGGATACTGGCGTCGATACCATTGTATTACAGTCAGGCGAATATGCCATTGATCCACTATGGCTCGCCCAGATAATCGACGCCATACGAAGTACGCATCGGGTGCCTGTGACGTTAAGCGTGGGCGAACAGCCCGATGCTGCTTATGCACTATGGAAAGAGGCGGGGGCCGTACGTTTTCTGCTCAAGCACGAAACATCAGACCGAAGGCTCTACGCCGCACTACACCCAGGTCACAATCTGCAAGAACGGATTGATTGTCTGAAAAGATTGGCAAAACTGAAATATGAGTGCGGCTCAGGTTTTATGATTGGCTTGCCAGGACAGCACCCTGAAAGTCTCGTTGACGATATCCTGCTTGCACGTCGCCTGCGTGTAGGCATGTGCGGCGCAGGCCCGTTTATTCCGCAGGAAAATACGCCACTTGGGCGGTCTGAAAGCGGAAGTGTAGCTATGACTTTGCGCGTGTTGGCTGTGCTGCGCATCGCCTTGCCCTGGGCAAATATCCCGGCGACAACGGCTCTGGCCACGCTAGACGCTGCAAGCGGACAGCGCGAAGGCTTGCTGGCAGGAGCAAATGTTCTCATGCCCGGTTTTACGCCTGCGGGGTTTCGTGAACATTACCGCATTTATGACAATAAAAACCGTGTTGATCTGGCCGGGGTTCAGGCGGCCATTGAAGCAGCCGGGCGCACCCATTCACTCAAGCCTATGGGTAATACGCAGTGCGTGCTGGCGGAAGCATTGGCATCAGCCTAG
- a CDS encoding [FeFe] hydrogenase, group A: MPRIVMEHIQYEPHVPPKGADGDKMLFVQIDDKKCIGCDLCQEYCPTGAVYGETGLAHKVANPEPCINCGQCLTHCPEMAIYETQTWVPELQEKLKDKNLKCIAMPAPAVRYALGEAFGLEPGSVTTGKMLAALKALGFTHCWDTEFAADVTIWEEASEFVQRLGENKSLPQFTSCCPGWQKYAETFYPDLLPHFSSCKSPIGMNGRLSKTYGAEKKGYDPEQVYTVSIMPCIAKKYEGLRSELAANGIRDIDATLTTRELAYMIRQAGIDFAKLPEGERDSLMGESTGGATIFGVSGGVMEAALRYAYQAVTGQRPDSWDFKEVRGLKGVKEYAVTINGTELRLAVVHGGKHFAAVCDQVRAGKSPYHFIEFMACPGGCVCGGGQPIMPNLLEYAERKATSLFAGLKKRLADASTNA; the protein is encoded by the coding sequence ATGCCGCGCATTGTCATGGAACATATCCAGTATGAACCGCATGTGCCGCCAAAAGGTGCAGATGGCGACAAGATGCTTTTTGTGCAGATTGACGACAAAAAATGCATCGGCTGCGACCTCTGCCAGGAATATTGCCCCACCGGAGCCGTGTACGGCGAAACAGGGCTGGCGCATAAAGTTGCGAATCCTGAGCCCTGTATCAACTGCGGGCAGTGCCTCACCCACTGCCCTGAAATGGCTATTTACGAAACCCAGACCTGGGTGCCAGAACTTCAGGAGAAGCTGAAGGATAAAAACCTCAAGTGCATTGCCATGCCTGCGCCAGCGGTTCGTTACGCCCTTGGCGAAGCTTTTGGCCTTGAACCGGGAAGCGTGACCACTGGTAAAATGCTTGCCGCTCTCAAAGCCTTGGGCTTCACCCATTGCTGGGATACCGAATTTGCCGCTGACGTTACCATTTGGGAAGAAGCTTCGGAATTTGTGCAGCGTCTGGGTGAAAACAAGAGTCTTCCGCAGTTCACGTCTTGCTGTCCTGGCTGGCAAAAATACGCTGAGACCTTTTATCCAGACCTGCTGCCACATTTTTCATCCTGCAAGTCGCCCATCGGTATGAACGGCCGCCTTTCCAAGACTTATGGGGCCGAGAAAAAAGGCTATGATCCCGAGCAGGTATACACCGTTTCCATCATGCCCTGCATAGCCAAAAAATATGAAGGGCTGCGTTCTGAGTTGGCTGCCAATGGCATCCGCGACATTGACGCTACCCTTACTACCCGCGAACTGGCCTACATGATACGTCAGGCGGGGATAGATTTTGCGAAACTGCCCGAAGGCGAACGAGACAGCCTTATGGGTGAGTCTACTGGTGGAGCGACCATCTTTGGCGTGTCTGGCGGCGTTATGGAAGCTGCCCTGCGCTATGCCTATCAGGCTGTTACCGGTCAGCGCCCGGATTCGTGGGACTTCAAGGAAGTTCGCGGCTTGAAGGGCGTGAAGGAATATGCCGTTACCATCAACGGCACAGAACTGCGCCTGGCCGTGGTACACGGGGGGAAACATTTTGCCGCTGTGTGTGATCAGGTGCGGGCAGGAAAATCACCCTACCATTTTATCGAATTTATGGCGTGCCCCGGTGGCTGTGTCTGTGGCGGCGGGCAGCCCATCATGCCTAATCTGCTGGAATACGCAGAGCGCAAGGCCACCAGCTTGTTCGCAGGTCTTAAAAAGCGTCTCGCTGACGCTTCAACAAACGCATAG
- a CDS encoding iron hydrogenase small subunit — MSIIGITRRGFLKGACIVSGGLLLSVRLVNKAHAAVKDIKDYMVDRTKGVYGADAAFPKRASQDNTQVKALYDNWLGKPLSHKSEELLHTQWFDKSKNLQALVDAGVYPHHRYKEFAETPYPYE; from the coding sequence ATGTCCATCATTGGCATCACAAGACGCGGTTTCTTGAAGGGCGCATGTATCGTTTCTGGCGGTCTTTTGCTCAGCGTGCGCCTGGTTAACAAGGCGCATGCGGCAGTCAAGGATATCAAGGACTACATGGTAGACCGCACAAAGGGGGTGTACGGCGCGGACGCGGCGTTTCCCAAAAGAGCCTCGCAGGACAATACGCAGGTCAAAGCCCTGTATGATAACTGGCTCGGCAAGCCTTTGAGCCACAAATCCGAAGAGCTGCTTCACACCCAATGGTTTGATAAATCGAAAAATCTTCAGGCCCTTGTTGACGCCGGGGTATATCCCCATCATCGATACAAGGAATTTGCTGAAACTCCATATCCCTACGAATAG
- the hydF gene encoding [FeFe] hydrogenase H-cluster maturation GTPase HydF translates to MNDAPKGLRLHIAIFGRRNVGKSSLLNALTGQSVAIVSDMPGTTTDPVEKTLEMLPVGPVVFLDTAGLDDVGELGKLRTERSLQVMRRTDVALLVTVADEWGADESGLAARLVELKIPFVVVQNKADAAPEVEAGFARPHDLSADIPVIRASAHSGSGLNEIREAIARIAPEDAMHQPALVSDLLPEKGVLVLVVPIDTGAPKGRLILPQVQAIRDSLDGRKICMVVTEEELPAAIGCLKNPPDLVVCDSQVVHLVNRDTPAHIPMTTFSILMARFKGDLSQMARGAAALQRLKPGDRVLIQEACSHHAQKDDIGRIKLPRWLQKMAGGELEITVAAGKEFSGYDPTFKTVLHCGGCVITRGQMMARQRAADMAGCPMTNYGVAISLVQGVLQRVLEPFPEALSVFEAHTGRSGIGSAQDLR, encoded by the coding sequence ATGAATGATGCCCCCAAGGGACTTCGTTTGCATATTGCTATTTTCGGTCGCCGTAATGTTGGCAAATCTTCGTTGCTCAATGCACTTACCGGGCAGTCCGTGGCCATAGTCTCCGACATGCCGGGCACGACTACTGACCCCGTTGAAAAAACTTTGGAGATGTTGCCTGTTGGCCCCGTAGTTTTTCTGGATACCGCAGGGCTTGATGATGTAGGAGAACTGGGAAAACTCCGTACCGAGCGGAGTCTTCAGGTTATGCGCCGTACCGATGTGGCTTTGCTTGTTACCGTGGCAGACGAGTGGGGTGCCGATGAGTCCGGTTTGGCAGCAAGACTTGTGGAATTGAAAATTCCCTTTGTGGTTGTGCAGAACAAGGCAGACGCAGCGCCTGAAGTAGAGGCGGGCTTTGCGCGCCCACACGATCTTTCTGCGGATATTCCTGTCATACGAGCTTCTGCCCATAGCGGGTCTGGACTCAATGAGATTCGTGAAGCCATAGCTCGCATTGCCCCGGAAGATGCCATGCACCAGCCAGCCCTGGTGAGTGATCTGCTGCCCGAAAAGGGCGTTCTTGTGCTTGTGGTGCCCATTGATACGGGAGCCCCAAAAGGGCGACTGATTTTGCCGCAGGTTCAGGCAATCCGTGACAGCCTTGATGGCCGTAAAATATGCATGGTTGTTACGGAAGAAGAGCTTCCCGCTGCTATTGGCTGTCTGAAAAATCCACCGGATCTGGTCGTTTGTGATTCACAGGTGGTGCATCTTGTGAACCGGGATACGCCAGCGCATATTCCCATGACGACATTTTCCATTCTTATGGCGCGATTCAAAGGAGATCTGAGCCAGATGGCCCGTGGGGCTGCCGCCCTGCAAAGACTCAAGCCAGGCGATCGGGTGCTTATTCAGGAGGCCTGTTCGCATCATGCGCAGAAAGACGACATAGGGCGTATCAAGCTGCCGCGCTGGCTGCAAAAAATGGCGGGTGGAGAACTGGAAATCACGGTGGCCGCAGGCAAGGAATTTTCCGGTTATGATCCGACGTTCAAAACCGTGCTCCATTGCGGTGGCTGTGTAATCACGCGGGGACAGATGATGGCTCGACAACGCGCAGCGGATATGGCCGGATGCCCCATGACCAATTACGGCGTGGCCATATCTCTCGTGCAGGGGGTTCTGCAGCGCGTACTGGAACCTTTTCCCGAAGCCCTTTCAGTGTTCGAGGCACACACTGGCAGAAGCGGGATAGGTAGCGCACAGGATCTGCGTTGA
- a CDS encoding phospholipase D family protein, protein MVKVFGLKGMPPNVAELETEPSRPLLIGACWALQPIATLITTFLLAHVLFGLLAQSASGASLNIQNAYTEIYFSPKGGAETAISRNIREATEDINVLAYSFTSDYICDSLILAYKKGVHIRVILDKSQLTAKNSKIQRLKDAGIPLYIDYTQAIAHNKVIIIDRRIVITGSYNFTKSAEERNAENLLIIHSCSLSAKYLQNFELHLEHARAE, encoded by the coding sequence ATGGTAAAAGTTTTTGGCTTAAAAGGCATGCCCCCCAATGTGGCTGAATTGGAAACAGAGCCCAGCAGGCCCCTATTAATAGGGGCCTGCTGGGCTCTGCAACCTATTGCAACGTTAATAACGACCTTTTTATTGGCTCATGTCCTCTTCGGACTTCTTGCGCAATCCGCTTCGGGTGCGTCACTTAATATCCAAAACGCTTATACTGAAATATATTTTTCCCCCAAGGGGGGTGCAGAAACTGCTATATCCCGAAATATCCGCGAAGCAACTGAAGATATCAACGTTCTTGCTTATAGTTTTACCTCAGATTACATATGTGACTCCTTAATCTTGGCGTACAAAAAAGGGGTTCACATACGGGTAATACTGGACAAGTCACAGCTAACAGCCAAAAATAGCAAAATCCAACGACTCAAAGACGCGGGAATCCCTTTGTATATCGACTACACTCAAGCTATTGCTCATAACAAGGTCATAATCATAGATAGGCGAATAGTCATCACAGGAAGCTACAACTTTACAAAATCGGCTGAAGAACGCAATGCAGAAAATCTATTAATTATTCATAGTTGTTCATTAAGCGCAAAATATCTACAAAACTTTGAACTGCATCTGGAGCACGCACGTGCAGAGTAA
- a CDS encoding helix-turn-helix domain-containing protein, whose product MKERSNSLTQTVGQAICLRRKALAMSQEELAEKVGIGQQSLSRMEQGKIAPKFERLQLFADALQCRVVDLFLAPESSADACAESLASLLRPLSEEQRSFIHLQTTQLVRFLQEMKKH is encoded by the coding sequence GTGAAAGAACGGTCCAACTCCTTGACGCAAACAGTGGGTCAAGCCATTTGTCTACGCCGGAAAGCCTTGGCGATGTCTCAGGAAGAACTTGCGGAAAAAGTCGGTATTGGGCAGCAATCACTTTCACGCATGGAACAAGGAAAAATTGCACCCAAGTTTGAACGCTTGCAGTTATTTGCCGATGCGCTGCAGTGCCGTGTTGTTGATCTGTTCTTAGCGCCAGAGTCATCTGCTGACGCTTGCGCCGAATCGCTCGCAAGCTTATTGCGTCCGCTCTCAGAAGAGCAGCGATCTTTCATTCACTTACAGACAACGCAGCTCGTGCGGTTTTTGCAAGAAATGAAAAAACATTAA
- a CDS encoding AAA family ATPase, which translates to MNFTILDRSDRDPPDAKNAAHLRIDRWNDYHFVTMFYMNVYDETGEKHDIGQVKIGFRGQTTAERTYSTLPSNFQELPNGYFSVGQDVSYYKAIYKLPVVFREALLTGLKDIVFIPSLIDVISNELVFQTSLLRSLSLSSITGQFSGVLQGRAPLTDFEFRFIRTQSDNTSGIKLDFIVKATSKPSTNIHAIIGRNGVGKTTLFDCMVNTLIKKDGESKFYKTEGFQDVEIDSDYFSSLVSISFSAFDVFTHPQEQNDPIKGMRYSYIGLKTDNGSLKQPTEIREEFVTSLGYCMSQSSKKKMWLTAIENLESDENFANMRLASLVDYPQEILKAKAGKLITKMSSGHVIVLLIITKLVATVEEKTLILFDEPESHLHPPLLSALIRALSELLYDRNGVAIIATHSPVVLQEIPKTNVWKLNRSGVATIPSRPDSETFGQSTGILTREVFGLEVVKSGFHGMLVKSVSQGSTYEEIVDEYGNQLGLEARAVLKVLIMNRDRGME; encoded by the coding sequence GTGAATTTTACTATTCTTGACAGGAGCGATAGAGATCCACCAGATGCAAAAAATGCCGCCCATCTTCGTATTGATCGCTGGAATGATTATCATTTTGTGACGATGTTTTACATGAATGTGTACGATGAAACGGGGGAGAAGCACGATATAGGCCAAGTAAAAATAGGATTCCGTGGGCAAACCACTGCTGAAAGGACTTACTCAACTTTGCCTTCCAACTTTCAGGAGTTACCCAACGGATATTTCTCCGTAGGCCAAGACGTTAGTTATTATAAGGCAATATATAAGCTGCCTGTTGTTTTTCGGGAAGCATTGCTGACCGGACTAAAAGATATAGTTTTCATTCCAAGCTTAATAGATGTTATCAGCAATGAGCTGGTTTTTCAAACCTCGCTTTTACGAAGCTTAAGCCTTTCTTCCATTACTGGGCAATTCTCCGGCGTATTGCAAGGTCGAGCTCCTTTGACTGATTTTGAGTTCAGATTTATTAGAACACAAAGTGACAATACTTCTGGAATCAAACTTGATTTTATTGTTAAGGCAACATCTAAGCCAAGTACAAATATTCATGCTATCATTGGTCGAAACGGTGTCGGAAAAACAACATTGTTCGACTGCATGGTTAATACCTTGATAAAAAAAGATGGTGAATCAAAATTTTACAAAACAGAAGGCTTTCAAGATGTTGAAATAGATAGTGATTACTTCAGTAGTCTCGTGTCAATTTCGTTTAGTGCATTCGATGTTTTTACTCATCCGCAAGAGCAAAATGACCCTATAAAAGGGATGCGTTATTCTTATATTGGACTAAAAACAGATAATGGTAGCTTAAAACAGCCGACAGAAATTCGAGAAGAATTTGTCACATCTCTTGGGTATTGCATGAGCCAATCATCCAAGAAGAAGATGTGGCTGACAGCCATAGAAAACCTCGAATCAGACGAAAACTTTGCAAACATGAGATTGGCAAGCCTTGTCGATTATCCACAAGAAATATTAAAGGCAAAAGCGGGAAAGCTTATAACGAAAATGAGCTCTGGTCATGTAATTGTTTTATTAATAATCACAAAGTTGGTGGCGACGGTTGAAGAAAAGACACTGATTTTATTTGATGAACCAGAAAGCCATTTGCATCCTCCCTTGCTATCAGCACTAATAAGGGCCCTTTCAGAGCTACTCTATGACAGGAATGGCGTGGCCATCATTGCCACCCATTCGCCTGTCGTTCTTCAAGAAATACCCAAAACTAATGTTTGGAAATTGAACCGCTCAGGTGTTGCAACTATTCCGTCAAGACCTGATAGTGAGACTTTTGGTCAAAGTACAGGCATCTTAACTCGAGAGGTATTTGGGCTTGAGGTTGTTAAATCTGGGTTTCATGGCATGCTTGTTAAATCTGTTTCTCAAGGTAGCACCTATGAAGAAATTGTTGATGAGTACGGCAACCAGCTAGGCCTTGAAGCACGAGCCGTGCTGAAAGTTCTTATCATGAACCGTGACAGGGGGATGGAATAA
- a CDS encoding HNH endonuclease, producing the protein MLKFVTPQYTNANVLSLCEQGIHNTNHLHGRFHACHERLLELGEEYISCAEQEDLYTLNAFPVGVIPEPPVVGTLTKNECEKLYTHYFAKNNKPARIVYDTLLAAAAGKCPYCCGIGNPSNLDHYLPKTHYPQFSILPLNLVPACRDCNMGSKANSYAMTRGAQVFHPYFDDDCYTTEQWLFAQYIAGKDSNPSVIDYNVIPPAHWNRDQKQRVEMHFKTFNLRLRFSRVASSCLNDYLSQIKRLYSHIGDFEESKRIIVQPIIDKIPEVNHWKKSMCIALLTELMPF; encoded by the coding sequence ATGCTAAAATTTGTAACTCCACAATATACCAACGCAAATGTTTTGAGCCTATGTGAACAGGGAATACACAATACTAATCACCTACATGGACGGTTTCATGCCTGTCATGAAAGATTGCTCGAGCTTGGCGAAGAATACATATCTTGTGCTGAGCAAGAGGATCTCTATACCCTTAACGCCTTTCCTGTAGGAGTTATCCCAGAGCCACCAGTTGTAGGAACACTCACAAAGAATGAATGCGAAAAGCTATACACTCATTATTTCGCGAAAAACAATAAACCAGCGCGCATTGTGTATGACACTTTGCTTGCTGCCGCTGCTGGGAAGTGCCCCTACTGTTGTGGAATCGGTAACCCTAGCAATCTCGACCATTATTTGCCAAAAACGCATTACCCTCAATTTTCAATATTGCCTTTGAATTTAGTGCCAGCATGCCGAGACTGCAATATGGGAAGTAAGGCAAATTCCTATGCAATGACAAGGGGTGCACAAGTATTTCATCCGTATTTTGATGACGACTGCTACACAACAGAGCAATGGCTTTTCGCACAATACATTGCAGGAAAAGACTCAAATCCTTCTGTTATTGACTATAACGTTATTCCTCCAGCGCACTGGAATAGAGATCAAAAACAACGTGTTGAAATGCATTTTAAAACTTTCAATCTTAGGCTTCGTTTTTCAAGAGTTGCAAGTAGTTGCCTCAATGACTATCTTTCGCAGATCAAAAGGTTATATTCCCATATTGGTGATTTTGAAGAATCAAAAAGGATAATTGTACAGCCTATTATTGATAAAATTCCTGAGGTGAACCACTGGAAAAAATCTATGTGTATAGCTTTGTTGACAGAATTAATGCCATTTTAG
- a CDS encoding ERF family protein: MNQYQSENITDLAKALLNVQRTMRPIAKDAENPFTKSWYASLNSVMDACRDALIENGIWLCQHPVPVEQPNTLGLVTKLTHAESGQWQSSLAVVPLPKADPQGMGSAMTYCRRYVLTAMLGMVTEDDDGEGARTGRKSASRPKLPVNSPEMKKAHLPGTNTKNNSSAPSNRSSAVLENLPPLEGITYQQVTAQDGRPCIIASGNTQAKKEILTGVGFRWNPQRKLWWKYVDAA, from the coding sequence ATGAACCAATACCAATCAGAAAACATCACCGATCTGGCTAAGGCCTTGCTCAACGTGCAGCGAACCATGCGCCCCATCGCCAAGGACGCTGAAAATCCTTTCACTAAAAGCTGGTACGCCAGCCTCAACAGCGTTATGGATGCCTGTCGTGATGCGCTCATCGAAAACGGCATCTGGCTCTGTCAGCATCCTGTGCCAGTGGAGCAGCCCAATACCCTCGGCCTCGTTACCAAACTGACGCATGCAGAGTCGGGCCAATGGCAAAGCTCCTTGGCCGTGGTGCCTCTGCCCAAGGCCGACCCACAGGGAATGGGATCGGCCATGACCTATTGCAGGCGGTACGTTCTGACCGCCATGCTAGGCATGGTGACGGAAGACGACGATGGCGAAGGGGCAAGAACTGGTCGGAAATCGGCATCTCGTCCGAAATTGCCCGTAAACAGTCCTGAAATGAAAAAAGCGCATTTGCCCGGCACCAATACCAAAAATAATTCTTCAGCCCCCTCAAATCGCTCGTCAGCAGTGCTTGAAAATCTTCCTCCGCTGGAGGGCATTACTTATCAACAGGTGACAGCTCAGGACGGGCGGCCCTGCATCATTGCTAGCGGCAACACGCAGGCCAAAAAGGAAATACTCACAGGCGTGGGCTTCCGCTGGAATCCGCAGAGAAAATTGTGGTGGAAATATGTTGATGCCGCATAA